A single window of Polaribacter sp. SA4-10 DNA harbors:
- a CDS encoding M23 family metallopeptidase produces MAKVKYYYDADTLSYRKIAVKKSDFFKKTVYGFFSILLIAFIGFVFLSQFIMSPNERSQKRELENLKLHYDLLSKRMEESSSVLSQLQERDNNIYRIYFEANPIPDEQRKAGFGGVNRYKSLEGFDNSTMITKLTKDIDVLSKQLVVQSKSLDEIVVLAKEKEKMLASIPAILPVKLVDLTRMASGYKWRMHPILKIRKFHKGMDFTASVGTPIYASGNGTVIRSQRSATYGKVVYIDHGYGYKTIYAHMSKLKAKRGQIVKRGDLIGYVGNTGRSVSSHLHYEVHKNDVALNPINFYYGDLTPEEFLAMQKASEEEGQSYD; encoded by the coding sequence ATGGCGAAAGTAAAATATTATTACGATGCAGACACGCTTTCTTACCGGAAAATTGCGGTAAAGAAAAGTGATTTCTTCAAGAAAACTGTTTATGGGTTTTTTTCGATACTATTAATTGCTTTTATTGGTTTTGTTTTTCTTAGTCAGTTTATAATGTCTCCAAATGAACGTTCTCAAAAAAGAGAATTAGAAAATCTTAAATTACATTACGATTTACTTTCCAAAAGAATGGAAGAAAGTTCTTCCGTTTTATCTCAACTTCAAGAAAGAGATAATAATATTTATAGAATTTATTTTGAGGCAAATCCAATTCCAGATGAACAAAGAAAAGCCGGCTTTGGTGGTGTAAATAGATATAAGTCTTTAGAAGGTTTTGATAACTCTACAATGATTACAAAATTAACTAAAGATATAGATGTGCTGTCAAAACAACTGGTTGTACAATCTAAATCTTTAGATGAAATAGTTGTTTTGGCTAAAGAAAAAGAAAAAATGTTAGCTTCAATTCCTGCAATATTACCAGTAAAATTAGTAGACCTAACAAGAATGGCATCTGGTTATAAATGGAGAATGCATCCTATTTTAAAAATTAGAAAATTTCATAAAGGAATGGATTTTACGGCGTCTGTTGGAACACCAATTTATGCTTCTGGAAATGGAACTGTAATTCGTTCTCAAAGAAGTGCAACATATGGAAAAGTGGTTTACATTGATCATGGATATGGGTATAAAACTATTTATGCACACATGAGTAAATTAAAAGCAAAAAGAGGACAAATAGTAAAACGTGGAGATTTAATTGGTTATGTAGGTAATACTGGTAGATCTGTTTCTTCACATTTACATTATGAAGTTCATAAAAATGATGTTGCTTTAAATCCAATTAATTTTTACTACGGAGACTTAACTCCAGAAGAATTTTTAGCGATGCAAAAAGCATCGGAAGAAGAAGGTCAATCTTACGATTAA
- a CDS encoding BT0820 family HAD-type phosphatase, whose product MLTNNSKIIAVDFDGTIVEDAYPKIGKSIIFAFETLKKLQSEGYRLILWTYRCGSKLDEAVVFCKENGIEFYAVNKSFPEEIFDKKYSRKIHADLFIDDRNVGGFLGWTEIYKEIFNYEPGVKKKKGFFSFLK is encoded by the coding sequence ATGCTTACCAATAATAGTAAAATAATAGCAGTAGATTTTGATGGAACCATTGTAGAAGATGCGTATCCAAAAATCGGGAAATCCATTATTTTTGCTTTTGAAACATTAAAAAAACTACAATCAGAAGGGTATCGATTAATTCTTTGGACCTATAGGTGTGGCTCTAAACTAGATGAAGCTGTTGTTTTTTGCAAAGAAAATGGTATTGAGTTTTACGCAGTAAATAAAAGTTTCCCTGAAGAAATATTTGATAAAAAATACAGTAGAAAAATTCATGCAGATTTATTTATTGATGACAGAAACGTTGGTGGATTTTTAGGTTGGACAGAAATCTACAAAGAAATATTTAACTATGAACCTGGCGTAAAAAAGAAAAAAGGCTTTTTCTCTTTTTTAAAATAA
- a CDS encoding GSCFA domain-containing protein: MQLQTKIPLKKETRNLIDYNSKLLLLGSCFSENIGNKLNHFKFQTNQNPFGILFHPKAIESLITNAINKKVYTATDLVFQNERWHCFDAHSNLSAVDKNELLNNLNTAISSTNNQLQEASHIIITLGTSWVYRFIETDKVVANCHKIPQKKFLKELLSVDEITQILEAIISLLKAVNKDVNVLFTVSPIRHLKDGFIENTQSKSHLIAGIHNVIDKKNNTFYFPSYEIMMDELRDYRFYAEDMIHPSKTAINYIWERFIFSWFSSESLTTMQEIETIQKGISHRPFNKNSEKHQQFLNNLEIKKEKITQQFSFISF, from the coding sequence ATGCAACTCCAAACCAAGATTCCATTAAAAAAAGAGACAAGAAATTTAATAGATTATAATTCTAAACTGTTATTATTAGGATCTTGTTTTTCAGAAAATATTGGCAACAAACTAAATCATTTTAAGTTTCAAACGAATCAAAATCCATTCGGGATCTTATTTCACCCAAAAGCAATTGAATCACTAATTACAAATGCTATAAATAAAAAAGTCTATACAGCAACTGATTTGGTTTTTCAAAATGAACGCTGGCATTGTTTTGATGCGCATTCTAATTTAAGTGCTGTTGATAAAAATGAACTTTTAAACAATTTAAATACTGCCATTTCATCAACAAACAACCAGTTACAAGAAGCTTCACATATAATAATTACGTTAGGAACTTCTTGGGTTTATCGTTTTATAGAAACTGATAAAGTTGTAGCCAATTGCCATAAAATTCCACAGAAAAAATTCTTAAAAGAATTACTTTCTGTTGATGAAATTACACAAATTTTAGAAGCAATAATTTCACTTTTAAAAGCTGTAAATAAAGATGTAAATGTACTTTTTACGGTTTCTCCTATTCGTCATTTAAAAGATGGTTTTATAGAAAACACCCAAAGTAAATCGCACTTAATTGCAGGAATTCATAATGTTATCGATAAAAAAAATAACACCTTTTACTTTCCTTCTTATGAAATTATGATGGACGAATTACGTGATTATCGTTTTTATGCAGAAGACATGATTCACCCAAGTAAAACAGCAATTAATTACATTTGGGAAAGGTTTATTTTTTCATGGTTTTCTAGTGAATCATTAACTACAATGCAAGAAATAGAAACAATACAAAAAGGAATTTCTCATAGACCTTTTAATAAAAATTCTGAGAAACATCAACAATTTTTAAACAATTTGGAAATAAAAAAAGAAAAAATAACTCAGCAATTTTCTTTCATAAGTTTCTAA
- a CDS encoding rhodanese-like domain-containing protein: protein MFKRKDMSAEIKEFLEKGAIILDVRTKEEWDEGHTASAKHIALNLIPLEIEKVKSWGKPIIAVCRSGARSGQATQFLSKHGIDIINGGPWQNVDQFIK from the coding sequence ATGTTTAAGAGAAAAGATATGAGTGCAGAAATAAAAGAATTCTTAGAAAAAGGAGCAATTATTTTAGATGTTAGAACTAAAGAAGAGTGGGATGAAGGGCACACGGCTAGCGCAAAACACATTGCTTTAAATTTAATCCCTTTAGAAATTGAAAAAGTAAAATCTTGGGGGAAACCTATTATTGCAGTTTGTAGAAGTGGAGCTAGAAGTGGACAAGCTACTCAGTTTTTATCTAAACATGGTATAGATATTATTAATGGTGGTCCTTGGCAAAATGTTGACCAGTTTATAAAATAG
- a CDS encoding acetyl-CoA hydrolase/transferase family protein translates to MYKLATASEAVKVIKSNNRVYIQAGAAAPQELIIAMTNRHEELRKVEVCHLHTEGLAPYANVSLKKSFHVNSFFIGSNVRHTIKVGNGSYTPVFLSEVPMLFKRNILPVDVALIHVSKPDRHGYCSLGVSVEATLAAIENAKHVIAQVNPQMPRVHGEGIIHVSEIDTLVEVDTPIFEHLMPKSTEVEHKIGAYVANLIEDKSTLQMGIGTIPNAVLSKLENHKNLGLHTEMFSDGVINLIEKDVINGNYKGINPGRSLATFLIGSKKLYDFVDDNPFVELRSADYVNDASNIKLNPKMVAINSAIEVDLTGQICADSIGGKLYSGVGGQMDFMRGASLSNGGKAIIALPSMTKKGVSKIVPFLKNGAGVVTTRAHAHYIVTEFGVANLYGKTLKQRVKELVKIAHPTHRELIEKSYFDEVRD, encoded by the coding sequence GTGTATAAATTAGCAACAGCATCAGAAGCAGTAAAGGTTATTAAGTCTAACAATAGGGTTTATATTCAGGCAGGAGCTGCAGCTCCGCAAGAATTAATAATTGCAATGACGAATAGGCATGAAGAATTAAGAAAAGTAGAAGTTTGTCATCTACATACAGAAGGATTAGCACCTTATGCTAATGTAAGTCTTAAGAAGAGTTTTCATGTAAATTCTTTTTTTATTGGTTCAAATGTGCGGCATACAATAAAAGTAGGAAATGGTTCTTATACACCCGTTTTTTTAAGCGAAGTTCCAATGCTTTTTAAGCGAAACATACTTCCTGTAGATGTAGCTTTAATTCATGTTTCTAAACCAGATAGACATGGCTATTGCTCTTTAGGTGTTTCTGTTGAAGCAACTTTAGCTGCTATAGAAAATGCAAAACATGTAATAGCACAAGTTAACCCACAAATGCCTCGCGTTCATGGAGAAGGAATTATACATGTTTCTGAAATTGATACTTTGGTTGAAGTAGATACTCCAATTTTTGAACATTTGATGCCAAAATCTACTGAAGTAGAACATAAAATTGGTGCGTATGTTGCTAATTTAATTGAAGACAAAAGTACACTTCAAATGGGAATAGGAACAATTCCAAATGCGGTGTTGTCTAAATTAGAAAATCATAAAAATTTAGGTTTACACACAGAAATGTTTTCTGATGGAGTTATAAATTTGATAGAAAAAGATGTAATTAATGGAAATTACAAAGGCATAAACCCTGGAAGGTCTTTAGCTACTTTTTTAATAGGAAGTAAAAAATTATATGATTTTGTTGACGATAATCCGTTTGTAGAGTTACGATCTGCAGATTATGTAAATGATGCTTCAAATATAAAGTTAAATCCAAAAATGGTTGCAATAAACTCTGCTATAGAGGTAGATTTAACTGGACAAATTTGTGCAGATTCTATTGGAGGGAAATTGTATTCTGGTGTTGGAGGTCAAATGGATTTTATGAGAGGAGCTTCTTTAAGTAATGGAGGAAAAGCCATTATTGCACTTCCCTCAATGACTAAAAAGGGAGTTAGTAAAATTGTTCCTTTTTTGAAAAATGGAGCAGGGGTTGTTACTACAAGGGCGCATGCTCATTATATTGTTACAGAATTTGGTGTCGCTAATTTGTATGGAAAAACATTAAAACAAAGAGTTAAGGAGTTGGTTAAAATTGCACATCCAACTCATAGAGAACTTATTGAAAAATCATATTTTGATGAGGTAAGAGACTAA
- the gpmI gene encoding 2,3-bisphosphoglycerate-independent phosphoglycerate mutase has protein sequence MNKKVILMILDGWGITQDPKVSAIYNAKTPFINGLYDKYPHAELRTDGEHVGLPEGQMGNSEVGHMNLGAGRIVYQNLARINKAVREKTLGKEKALLDTLNYAKENNKDVHLLGLVSNGGIHAHIDHLKGIIDVAKENNVENVYLHAFTDGRDCDPKSGTYFINDVQQYMKENGGELASVTGRYYAMDRDNRWERVKEAYDGLVNGVGTKTTDVIATMNANYEAGITDEFHKSIIVTKEDGTPKSQIKDGDVVLFFNYRTDRGRELTNALSQKDFPEYNMKKLDLYYTTMTLYDKSFTGINVIYNSDNIKNTLGEVLSKAGKKQIRIAETEKYPHVTFFFSGGQEEPFEGESRILKNSPKVATYDLKPEMSAYELKDALCEDLEKGETDFVCLNFANGDMVGHTGIMEAAIKACEAVDKCAKDVIETGLENGYSILLIADHGNCETMMNPDGSPNTAHTTNPVPFILIDKEIKSIKSGILGDIAPTILDLMGVEQPKEMTQHSLL, from the coding sequence ATGAACAAGAAAGTTATACTAATGATTTTGGATGGATGGGGAATTACACAAGACCCAAAAGTATCTGCTATTTACAATGCAAAAACGCCATTTATTAATGGTTTATATGATAAGTATCCACATGCAGAATTAAGAACTGATGGTGAACATGTTGGTTTACCAGAAGGACAAATGGGTAATTCTGAAGTAGGACATATGAATTTAGGTGCAGGAAGAATCGTTTATCAGAATCTAGCACGTATCAATAAAGCGGTAAGAGAAAAAACTTTAGGAAAAGAAAAAGCATTATTAGATACGCTTAATTATGCTAAAGAAAATAACAAGGATGTTCATTTATTAGGCTTGGTTTCTAATGGAGGAATTCATGCACACATAGATCATCTAAAAGGAATTATAGATGTTGCAAAAGAAAATAATGTTGAAAATGTGTATTTACATGCATTTACAGACGGACGAGATTGTGATCCTAAATCTGGAACCTATTTTATAAATGATGTTCAGCAATACATGAAAGAAAATGGTGGAGAATTAGCCTCTGTTACTGGACGTTATTATGCAATGGACAGAGATAATAGATGGGAACGTGTTAAGGAAGCTTATGATGGTCTTGTAAATGGAGTTGGAACAAAAACTACAGATGTAATTGCTACAATGAACGCAAATTACGAAGCAGGAATTACGGATGAATTTCATAAATCTATTATTGTAACAAAGGAAGATGGCACTCCAAAATCACAAATTAAAGATGGTGATGTGGTTCTTTTCTTTAACTACAGAACAGATAGAGGAAGAGAGTTAACAAATGCTTTATCTCAAAAAGATTTTCCAGAATACAATATGAAAAAATTAGATTTATACTATACAACGATGACTTTGTATGATAAATCTTTTACAGGAATAAATGTTATTTACAATAGTGATAATATTAAAAATACTTTGGGAGAAGTTTTATCTAAAGCAGGTAAAAAACAAATTAGAATTGCAGAAACAGAAAAATATCCACACGTAACTTTTTTCTTTTCTGGCGGACAAGAAGAACCTTTTGAAGGAGAATCTAGAATTTTAAAAAACTCTCCAAAAGTTGCTACTTATGACTTAAAACCAGAAATGAGTGCTTATGAATTAAAAGATGCACTTTGTGAAGATTTAGAAAAAGGGGAAACAGATTTTGTTTGTTTAAACTTTGCTAATGGAGATATGGTTGGGCATACAGGTATTATGGAAGCTGCTATTAAAGCTTGTGAAGCAGTAGATAAATGTGCAAAAGATGTAATTGAAACAGGTTTAGAAAATGGGTATTCTATTCTATTAATTGCAGATCATGGTAACTGTGAAACAATGATGAATCCAGATGGTTCTCCTAATACAGCTCACACTACAAATCCTGTACCTTTCATTTTAATTGACAAAGAAATAAAATCAATAAAAAGTGGTATATTAGGCGACATTGCTCCTACTATTTTAGATTTAATGGGAGTTGAACAACCTAAAGAAATGACACAACACTCTTTATTGTAA
- a CDS encoding aromatic amino acid hydroxylase codes for MKTNFQSNEVTKKLPKHLHKFVVKQPYHEYTAQNQAVWRYVMRMNVDYLSKVAHESYIFGLEKTGISIETIPYMEGMNRILKDIGWAAVSVDGFIPPNAFMEFQAYNVLVIASDMRTINHIEYTPAPDIIHEAAGHAPIIANPEYAEYLRRFGEIGSKAISSSKDYEMYEAIRLLSILKENPNAIEKEVSEAQQKVEFLQDNMGELSEMAQIRNLHWWTVEYGLIGDLENPKIYGAGLLSSIGESAWCMQEEVKKTPYSIEAANVNFDITKPQPQLFVIPNFAHLSLVLEQFANKMAIRKGGLKGVRKLINSENLGTIELSTGIQISGVFTDVISDENDNPIYVKTTGKTALSNRDKELIGHGIEKHTDGFGSPIGKLKGINLPIEDMSPRDLDAYEIYEGKQIMLEFEGGIKVIGDVITGTRDLSGRILLISFKNCTVTHGDTILFEPEWGIYDMAIGKEVISAYSGPADLNSFEDLGKVSETKTHKISYTNQEKELYNLYAEVRRIREENIATEEKIIAIFNQLKINFSSDWLLNLELYELALQNNFSIQNEILKQLEKLKCNKSYTKLIENGLVLCGI; via the coding sequence ATGAAAACAAATTTTCAATCAAACGAGGTGACAAAAAAGCTACCTAAACATCTCCATAAGTTTGTTGTAAAACAACCTTATCATGAATATACAGCACAAAACCAAGCAGTTTGGAGATATGTAATGAGGATGAATGTAGACTATTTAAGTAAAGTTGCTCATGAATCTTATATATTTGGATTAGAGAAAACAGGTATTTCTATAGAAACGATTCCTTATATGGAAGGAATGAATAGAATTTTAAAAGACATTGGTTGGGCTGCAGTTTCTGTAGACGGTTTTATTCCTCCAAATGCTTTTATGGAGTTTCAGGCGTATAATGTTTTGGTAATTGCTTCAGATATGAGAACAATAAATCATATAGAATATACTCCAGCTCCAGATATTATCCATGAAGCAGCAGGTCATGCACCAATTATTGCAAACCCAGAATATGCAGAATATTTAAGACGATTTGGAGAAATAGGAAGTAAGGCAATTTCATCGTCTAAAGATTATGAAATGTATGAAGCAATTAGGTTACTTTCTATTTTAAAAGAAAATCCAAATGCAATAGAAAAAGAAGTTTCTGAAGCACAGCAAAAAGTTGAGTTTCTGCAAGATAATATGGGCGAATTGTCTGAAATGGCACAGATTAGAAATTTACATTGGTGGACTGTAGAATATGGTTTGATAGGGGATTTAGAAAATCCAAAAATTTATGGTGCAGGTTTATTATCCTCAATAGGAGAAAGTGCATGGTGTATGCAAGAAGAGGTAAAGAAAACTCCTTATTCAATTGAAGCTGCAAACGTAAATTTTGATATTACAAAACCACAACCACAATTATTTGTTATACCAAATTTTGCACATTTAAGTTTAGTTTTAGAACAGTTTGCAAATAAAATGGCAATTAGAAAAGGAGGTTTAAAAGGTGTAAGGAAATTAATAAATTCTGAAAATTTAGGAACTATAGAGTTGAGCACTGGAATTCAAATTTCTGGCGTTTTTACAGATGTTATCTCAGATGAAAATGACAATCCTATTTATGTGAAAACTACCGGAAAAACAGCACTTTCTAACAGAGATAAAGAATTAATTGGTCATGGAATTGAAAAGCATACAGATGGTTTTGGAAGCCCAATAGGAAAATTAAAAGGAATTAATTTACCAATTGAAGACATGAGTCCAAGAGATTTAGATGCTTATGAAATTTATGAAGGAAAGCAAATAATGTTAGAATTTGAAGGTGGAATAAAAGTAATTGGAGATGTAATTACTGGAACAAGAGATTTAAGTGGTAGAATTTTATTAATTTCTTTTAAAAATTGTACAGTTACTCATGGAGATACCATCTTGTTTGAACCAGAATGGGGTATTTATGATATGGCTATTGGTAAAGAAGTTATTTCTGCTTATTCAGGTCCTGCAGATTTAAATTCTTTTGAAGATTTAGGGAAAGTTTCTGAAACAAAAACACATAAAATTAGCTACACTAATCAAGAAAAAGAGTTGTATAATTTATATGCAGAAGTAAGGAGAATACGAGAAGAAAATATAGCAACGGAAGAAAAAATAATAGCAATATTTAATCAGTTAAAAATAAATTTCTCTTCAGATTGGTTATTGAATTTAGAGTTATATGAATTAGCTTTGCAGAATAATTTTTCAATTCAAAATGAAATTTTGAAACAGTTAGAAAAGTTGAAATGTAACAAAAGCTACACAAAGCTTATTGAAAATGGATTAGTTTTGTGCGGAATTTAA
- the alaS gene encoding alanine--tRNA ligase, with product MKSQDVRSTFLNFFQEKSHLIVPSAPMVTKDDPTLMFVNSGMAPFKEYFLGNGKPKNNRITDSQKCLRVSGKHNDLEEVGYDTYHHTLFEMLGNWSFGDYFKKEAIAWAWELLTEVYKIDKDILYVTVFEGTKDADNLKMDSEAYDLWKQFIPEDRILMGNKKDNFWEMGEQGPCGPCSEIHVDIRSAEEKAKTPGEDLINKDHPHVVEIWNLVFMQYNRKANGSLENLPNKHIDTGMGFERLCMVLQNVQSNYDTDIFTPIIREIETITNTKYGENEQQDIATRVISDHVRAVAFSIADGQLPSNTGAGYVIRRILRRAVRYGFTFLDKKEPFLYKLVEVLSKKMGDAFPEIKGQKQLIENVIKEEETSFSRTLDQGLLLLDRIIDNATDNQISGEKAFELYDTFGFPIDLTALILSEKGLSLDEKGFQEELQKQKNRSRAASEMSTDDWTILVDDKIEEFVGYDSLEATVKLTRYRKVVSKKEGEMYQLVFNLTPFYPEGGGQVGDKGHIEDSQGNILYILNTKKENNVIIHFTKNLPKDINATFKTVVDKKQRHRTACNHTATHLLHQALREVLGTHVEQKGSAVNSKYLRFDFSHFSKLTVEELREVENFVNNRISGQLPLEEKRNIPMQQAIEEGAMALFGEKYGDTVRAIKFGKSVELCGGTHVKNTGDIWHFKIKSEGAVASGIRRIEAITNDAVKEFYSENNKALFEIRDLLNNTKEPVKAVQVLQEENSSLKKQIEQLLKDKAQNLTGELKNQLQEINGVLFLATKIDLDPNGIKNLAFSLGKEYKNLFLFFATSAAKDKAMLTCYISKELANERGYDAGKVVRELGKLIHGGGGGQNFFATAGGKNPSGIPKVLEKVKEYLV from the coding sequence ATGAAATCTCAAGACGTTAGATCAACTTTTTTAAACTTTTTCCAAGAAAAATCTCATTTAATTGTTCCTTCTGCACCAATGGTAACAAAGGATGACCCAACTTTAATGTTTGTAAATTCTGGAATGGCTCCTTTTAAAGAATATTTTCTAGGAAATGGAAAACCAAAAAATAACAGAATTACAGACTCTCAAAAATGCTTACGTGTTTCTGGTAAACATAATGACTTAGAAGAAGTTGGTTATGATACATATCACCATACGCTGTTTGAAATGTTAGGGAACTGGAGTTTTGGAGATTACTTTAAAAAGGAAGCAATTGCTTGGGCTTGGGAATTATTAACTGAAGTTTATAAAATTGATAAGGACATTTTATATGTAACGGTTTTTGAAGGAACCAAAGATGCTGATAACTTAAAAATGGACTCAGAGGCTTACGATTTATGGAAACAATTTATTCCTGAAGACCGTATTTTAATGGGAAATAAAAAAGATAATTTCTGGGAAATGGGAGAACAAGGACCTTGTGGACCTTGTTCTGAAATTCATGTAGACATTCGTTCTGCTGAAGAAAAAGCAAAAACTCCTGGAGAAGATTTAATAAATAAAGACCATCCTCATGTAGTAGAAATCTGGAACTTGGTTTTTATGCAATACAACAGAAAAGCGAATGGTTCTCTTGAGAACCTACCTAATAAACATATTGATACTGGAATGGGGTTTGAGCGTTTATGTATGGTTTTACAAAACGTACAATCTAATTATGATACAGATATTTTTACACCAATAATTAGAGAAATTGAAACAATTACCAATACAAAATACGGAGAAAATGAGCAGCAAGATATTGCAACTCGTGTAATTTCTGATCATGTTAGAGCTGTTGCTTTTTCAATTGCAGACGGTCAACTACCAAGTAATACTGGTGCTGGCTATGTAATTAGAAGAATTTTACGAAGAGCGGTTCGTTATGGATTTACTTTCTTAGACAAAAAAGAACCTTTTCTTTACAAGTTAGTTGAAGTTTTAAGTAAAAAAATGGGAGATGCTTTTCCAGAAATTAAAGGGCAGAAACAATTAATTGAAAATGTAATTAAAGAAGAAGAAACTTCTTTTTCAAGAACTTTAGATCAAGGTTTACTTTTATTAGATAGAATTATAGACAACGCTACAGACAATCAGATATCTGGAGAAAAAGCTTTTGAATTATATGACACTTTCGGTTTCCCTATAGATTTAACAGCTTTAATTCTTTCTGAAAAAGGGTTGAGTTTAGATGAAAAAGGGTTTCAAGAAGAGTTACAGAAACAAAAAAACAGGTCTAGAGCAGCTAGTGAAATGTCTACAGATGATTGGACCATTTTAGTGGATGATAAAATTGAAGAATTTGTTGGTTATGACTCTTTAGAGGCTACCGTTAAATTAACTCGTTATAGAAAAGTAGTCTCTAAAAAAGAGGGCGAAATGTATCAACTTGTATTTAATTTAACTCCTTTTTATCCTGAAGGTGGTGGGCAAGTTGGTGATAAAGGGCATATAGAAGATTCACAAGGAAATATTCTTTATATCTTAAACACAAAGAAGGAAAACAATGTAATTATTCATTTTACAAAAAATCTTCCAAAAGATATTAATGCAACATTTAAGACAGTTGTAGATAAAAAACAACGTCATAGAACAGCATGTAACCATACAGCAACTCACTTATTGCATCAAGCTTTAAGAGAAGTTTTAGGAACTCATGTAGAGCAAAAAGGTTCTGCTGTGAATTCTAAATATTTACGTTTCGATTTTTCTCACTTTTCTAAATTAACTGTTGAAGAATTACGTGAAGTAGAAAACTTTGTAAATAATAGAATTTCTGGTCAACTTCCTTTAGAAGAGAAAAGAAACATACCAATGCAACAAGCAATTGAAGAAGGTGCAATGGCGTTATTTGGTGAAAAATATGGAGATACTGTAAGAGCTATAAAATTTGGTAAATCTGTTGAATTATGTGGCGGAACTCACGTAAAAAATACAGGTGACATTTGGCATTTTAAAATTAAATCTGAAGGTGCTGTTGCTTCTGGAATTAGAAGGATTGAAGCAATTACAAATGACGCTGTAAAAGAGTTCTATTCTGAAAACAATAAAGCTTTATTCGAAATTAGAGATTTATTAAATAATACAAAAGAACCTGTAAAAGCAGTACAGGTATTACAAGAAGAAAACTCATCATTAAAAAAACAAATTGAGCAATTACTAAAAGATAAAGCTCAAAATTTAACTGGCGAATTAAAAAATCAATTGCAAGAAATTAATGGTGTACTGTTTTTAGCTACAAAAATAGACTTAGATCCAAATGGAATTAAAAATTTAGCTTTTTCTTTAGGGAAAGAGTATAAAAATTTATTCTTATTTTTTGCTACTTCTGCTGCAAAAGACAAAGCAATGTTAACTTGTTACATTTCTAAAGAATTAGCAAATGAACGTGGTTATGATGCAGGAAAAGTTGTTAGAGAATTAGGTAAACTAATTCACGGTGGTGGAGGTGGACAAAACTTCTTTGCAACTGCAGGAGGTAAAAACCCTAGTGGAATCCCTAAAGTTTTAGAGAAAGTTAAAGAGTATTTGGTATAA
- a CDS encoding thioredoxin family protein, whose protein sequence is MKNFFLIAIIVIISSCATQKKVTAQKNKSGDLIGLVDKESFNQAPYSRWFNQRYDTYKPDAATVNALKEKLKGVKIKGFMGTWCVDSKRETPRFYKILEQADFNTKNFELITVNRSKKTPDNLQRGLTIKRVPTFIFYRDGKEIGRYVEYARESLEKDILKILSGQAYKHSYDK, encoded by the coding sequence ATGAAAAACTTTTTCCTTATTGCAATAATTGTAATTATATCATCTTGTGCTACTCAGAAAAAAGTGACTGCACAAAAAAATAAAAGCGGTGATTTGATTGGCTTAGTAGATAAAGAATCTTTTAACCAAGCACCTTATTCAAGGTGGTTTAATCAAAGATATGATACTTACAAGCCAGATGCAGCAACTGTAAATGCTTTAAAAGAAAAACTTAAAGGAGTTAAAATTAAAGGTTTTATGGGAACTTGGTGTGTAGATAGTAAAAGAGAAACTCCTCGTTTTTATAAAATTTTAGAACAAGCAGATTTTAATACTAAAAACTTTGAGTTAATTACAGTAAACAGAAGTAAAAAAACACCCGATAATTTACAAAGAGGTCTTACTATTAAAAGAGTACCCACTTTTATTTTTTACAGAGACGGCAAAGAAATTGGACGTTATGTAGAATATGCTCGTGAATCTTTAGAAAAAGATATATTAAAAATTCTTTCAGGACAAGCATATAAACATTCTTACGATAAATAA
- a CDS encoding ankyrin repeat domain-containing protein — protein sequence MKKLILPIFLGLFAISTINATSINEPIKEEKSTMTSFSNNVNSFCKLIQMGDFDAVKSLIKAGEDVNKKSNGLTPLMFAGRHNKAKIAQLLIDNGAKLKTRSDKGNMTALDMAKRSKALDVVKVIKKAL from the coding sequence ATGAAAAAATTAATCTTACCAATTTTCTTAGGTCTTTTTGCAATTAGTACTATAAATGCAACTTCTATTAATGAACCAATAAAAGAAGAGAAATCTACAATGACTTCCTTTTCTAATAACGTAAACTCTTTTTGTAAGCTAATACAAATGGGGGATTTTGATGCTGTAAAATCTCTTATTAAAGCGGGTGAAGATGTAAATAAAAAATCAAACGGATTGACGCCGTTAATGTTTGCTGGAAGACACAACAAAGCAAAAATTGCCCAACTTTTAATAGACAACGGAGCAAAATTAAAAACAAGATCAGATAAAGGAAATATGACTGCACTTGATATGGCTAAAAGGTCTAAAGCACTTGATGTAGTTAAGGTTATTAAAAAAGCACTTTAG